Below is a genomic region from Methanofollis sp. UBA420.
CATGGGTCTTGCCTTTCCCGGAGTTGCCGGAGATGGCGACGTGCAACCCGTTCGTGTTCTCGACGGACTGGGAGGCGATGGACATCACCAGGCACTCGGCGACGGTGCGGTCGCCGACGTGTTCCCGGTGGAAGGTGTCGAGGAGGAAGGCGAGCGGGTCGCCGTGCTCCAAAATGTCGAGGGCTTTCTCGCGGTACGCGGGGTCGGGCGCCGGCGGCGAGGGGGGAGGAGGTGGCGGCACCTCCTCTCTCGCCTTCTGTTTTTTCGGTTCGTGCATGGCCCGGAGTTCGGGCCACCTCTGCGTCCCGCCGCCGCAACTCGCGTGATGGCACCCGGCATAGACCGCACCGCTCGGGAACTGGACGGCGAAGGCGCCGTCGCGGTGGGCGGTCGAGAAGGGGCAGTCTTCGAGGACGTACAGCGTCCCGCCCTGCCAGGGTTTGGTGGTGCGGACGCCGAGGCCGTGCTCCCTGAGCCACTTTCCGAGGTCAATCGTCCCGCCCTTTGGCGCCGGCGGCGCCTCGACGGGGAGGCGGGTGGCGATCGCCCGGAGTTTCTCGGCCGTGACGATCTCCCTCTCCTCAGGCACCGAGAGCACCTTCGCCCGCCGGTGCGGGCGTTCGGCCGTGGTGTCCCCCTTCCGCGAGCACGTGCCGTAGAGTTTCCAGATCCGGGCGGCGTTGAAGTTCGCCGTATCCACGGCGACTGTCTCGTCGGAGAAGAGAGCGTCCAGGGTGGCGAGCACGCCCTTGACGAGGGCCGTCGCCTCGTCGTCGTTCGCGAGGTCGATCGCGTAGAGGAGGTGAGCCCCGTTCCCTGAGTCGGCGCGGATCGGATGGGGGAAGCCCTGCTCGTCGAGCCAGAGGGCGATCGCGTCGGCCCGGCGGAGCGCCGCGGCATGCTCCTCCTCCGTCGAGGACACCCCGCTCGGCCGCACAGGGTCGAGGTCGACGGGCAGCCAGCGGCGGCGGACGATGTCGGCGTCCGAGGTCGTCGCGTCGGAACGCGAAAGCCGCATCTTCACCCTGTTCGCCCGGCGGGCCAGGAGGGCCGGGTTCACCGCGTTCAGGGTGACATAGATCCCGCGGACCTCCGGGTCGGCGTCCAGGGCCTCGGCTGCCGCCGCACACTTCGCAAAATCGTCGAAGTAGCCCGAGTGCGTCGCATAGTCCGCGAGAGCCCGCACCTCCACCACGCCGCCGGAGAACAGGGCGGCAAGGGCGGCGGCGATCACGGCCACCCCTCCGGCACCAGGGGAAATAGCGGGGCGGAACGGGCCTCGCCCGCGGCGACGCGGCGGAACGAGACGAGCGGCACGATGAAGTGGCCGGAGACCGTGAAGACCTTCACCGCACGGCCGGCAGGGTTCACCGCCGCGTGGCCCACGATCGCCGGGCCCTCCCGCGTCACCGGCACCGCGTGGCCGTGGAAGATCAGGCCGCGCAGGTCGTCGGGTGCGATCCGGTAACGTTCGCGGCCGACGAGCAGGTAGACGGCGTCGTCGGACCCGAGACGGAGAGTGGCACTCATTCCCGCACCACCACCGTGACCGCATACATGTGCCGGGCGCCCCGCGTCACATGGAGCTCCGAGATCGCCCCGCCAAACCTCTTCACCTCGACCGTGACCGTGTGAGGGACCAGGTACAGGGGGACAGGATCGACGGCGGTGATCTCCTCGCGGGCCGACGGAGATGCGGCGGTCTTCCGGGATCCGGTGTTGGCGCACGGGGAAGCATGAAGGCTGCCATTCAACCGGCGCATCCCGCCACCTCGCTCTTCTCCGTCGTCCATCCGTCCGTACCGTCCTCGACCCCCCGACCGGGGACATCCTGAGATATCTCTCTCATGTTTTTTTCAACTCCCGGGCGGGCCGCCGCATCCGGGGACCGGCGGCACCGCACCGAAGAGAGAGTGAGCCCGATAGGAGATAAAGAAGAGCAGCGCACGGCGAATGAAACAAATCATCATATTTATGCGCTTCTTTTCAGAGAGCGGGGCGAAAGTGATCTGCCCGCGGCAGGGTCACCACACCGCCCCGAGAACCATCCCCGCGGCATACACCACCATCGCCAGGTGGAAGAGGGGCAGCACCCGCATCGCCGCCTCCGGCGTCCGGCCCCGGAGGATGACCAGGTTCGCGACGACGAGCAGGGCAAATCCGACGAGGAGGCCGGCCCGCGCCGTCGGCCCGAGCACCGGGGCGAAGAGGAGGGCCAGAACGCCGTGGAGGGCGGTGAAGCCCGCGACCCAGAGGACGCCCGCCCGCGTGCCGTACAGCAGCGGGACCGTCCGCATCCCCCGCGCCCGGTCGTTCGTCACGTCGACCAGGTCGTTCGCGCCGAGGTGGGCGAGGGCGTAGGGGTAGAAGAAGAGGAAGTACAGGAGGGCCGTCAGGTCGGGCATCCCCGCGACGAGGTAGCCCGCCACCGGGAAGAGGGCGAAGTCCGTCCGCCCGACGACCTGGGCGATCGGGAATCTCTGGTCCCTCTTCTTCAGCTGGTAGAAGACCTCGACGGCATAACTGTACGCCATGATCCCGGCCACCCAGAGGGAGTGCGGGTACGGGAGGGTGGCGATCAACGCCAGCGCGGCGAGGGCGAGGAGGAGGAAGAGGGCGAGGGCGTGCTCAGCCGGGATCTCTCCTTCGGCAAGGGGCCGCGTCCCGAAGAGCCGCCAGTACCGCGTCAGCCGCCCCTCGACGTCCCGCGTGTCGCGTTCCCTGTCCACGTAGTCGTTGAGCACCATCCCGGCCTCGAAACCGAAGAGGCCGATGAGGGCGGCCGTGACGACCAGAGACCACGAAAAACCGCCGTACGTGCCGAAGGCGAGAAAGAGGCCCGAGCAGAAGAGGAGCGGCCAGGCGAACGCGAAGTGGATGCGCAGCAGGTCGGCGTAGGCGCGGAGGGTCATGTGTAGTTCCTCCGGTGATGTGTGAGTTTTAGGGGGGGCTCCCGAGTGAGAACGGTGAAGGATATATTGTGAATACATATTTTCATAGAGCCTCTGGTAAGGGGTTCATCTGTCCTTCCGGCTTGTATTGCCTGTGATTGATCTCGATGCCGATGTGGAGTGTTGAGCAGGAGAGTGTCGTGGGTGATGGTGACCACCAGTTGGTGTGGTAGCCTGAGGTCTTTCGTTTCGCCGCGAGGATACAGGGGAGATGAACGGCATGATCTTGGGCGAAGAGGTTGGAGGCGAATGGTTCGGGGATCATTACTCCTTGGAGGATGTTGAGAGATATAAAAATGGGACTGTGCAAGTATAACTTTACCATAATGATCTGATCTTAATCATTTGTTTTTGGCTCGATCAAATCGATAATTAAAGTTTTTAATAGAGATTTCTTAAGATTTTTTCCAAATATCTCGCATATTATTTCGATAGACTTACCTGTCAAAACATTACTAAAAAATATTCTAACTGGCTTCTCAAAGGCAATAATTGGGATATGATGTTTTATGTTTCCAACAGATCTTTTAACAACTATATAGTTTTCAAATTCTGTGACTCTTGGGTATCTGGGTCCGTTCGCCGCATTAATTAAGTCTTCATAGTGCAAAAAGGGATTTTTATTGGGTTTATTAGGGACCTTAGATGCGACAAGCAATCCATCCTCTTTAGGGATCCAAACATGAATTTGCCCATCTTCAATATACTGCTCTCCTTTATTTTCAATAACTAGATTCAATTTATAGCCAATTTCTTCGAAACAGAAGTATATGTCATCATCAGCAAAATCTTCTTTGACGCTCTTTAGGTTCTCTTCGAGTTCTTCTAATGTCCTTTCAGAATAGGGCTTTATGCCAGCAAGCAAATTATACGCATTTAAATTAGTGAGACCATCCAGATAGGACAATGTTGGTTTCTTCATAATAGGGTTTTTTTTCTCCTCAATAGCTTGGTGAATATTTTTAGCTTTCCGCTCTGAGGGTAAGATAAACTCTCCTGCCGTAGGTATGCTTATACGAGGAGATCTATTTTCTTCAAATAATACCTCTACAGGTCCATTAAAACCAATCGAAACCGTTTTTTGTTCATATATGTTATCTAAGTCTCTCCGAACCATACGAGGTTGATGACTCCCCTTTCTAATCCACGAATCTCCTTTTTTTAATCGTCGATAATCTTTCTTCATCATATAGGGCTTATCGGTACAGTTTTCAATTCTGAAGACCCCAAAATACTTCCTATTATATTCATGTAAGAAATATTCAAAATTTATATCTGGCTCTACATTTTCTCTGATTAACTGTTGGTAAACGGCATCATCAATAAAATCTTTTTTTTCTATGCCTCGAAGTTCTTTTTCTCCTTCATTACCCTGAACAATCCCAATAACAATATAACGCTCATCATTAGTCTCCGCGTTTGCCATTGAGATAAGGTCTTTTATAAAATCTTCATGGTTCTCTTTTATGTATTGCGCTCCTTTGAAATCCAAATTACGGTTTTCGTTATCAAATTCGATTAAATCATCAATATTTGTCATTTCATTCAACCCACGTTTTAAAAGTAAGGGTATTTGTTTTTAGTAGTATTCTGCAGTCAT
It encodes:
- a CDS encoding UbiA family prenyltransferase — protein: MTLRAYADLLRIHFAFAWPLLFCSGLFLAFGTYGGFSWSLVVTAALIGLFGFEAGMVLNDYVDRERDTRDVEGRLTRYWRLFGTRPLAEGEIPAEHALALFLLLALAALALIATLPYPHSLWVAGIMAYSYAVEVFYQLKKRDQRFPIAQVVGRTDFALFPVAGYLVAGMPDLTALLYFLFFYPYALAHLGANDLVDVTNDRARGMRTVPLLYGTRAGVLWVAGFTALHGVLALLFAPVLGPTARAGLLVGFALLVVANLVILRGRTPEAAMRVLPLFHLAMVVYAAGMVLGAVW
- a CDS encoding ATP-binding protein; translated protein: MTNIDDLIEFDNENRNLDFKGAQYIKENHEDFIKDLISMANAETNDERYIVIGIVQGNEGEKELRGIEKKDFIDDAVYQQLIRENVEPDINFEYFLHEYNRKYFGVFRIENCTDKPYMMKKDYRRLKKGDSWIRKGSHQPRMVRRDLDNIYEQKTVSIGFNGPVEVLFEENRSPRISIPTAGEFILPSERKAKNIHQAIEEKKNPIMKKPTLSYLDGLTNLNAYNLLAGIKPYSERTLEELEENLKSVKEDFADDDIYFCFEEIGYKLNLVIENKGEQYIEDGQIHVWIPKEDGLLVASKVPNKPNKNPFLHYEDLINAANGPRYPRVTEFENYIVVKRSVGNIKHHIPIIAFEKPVRIFFSNVLTGKSIEIICEIFGKNLKKSLLKTLIIDLIEPKTND